In the Bifidobacterium catenulatum PV20-2 genome, one interval contains:
- a CDS encoding nucleotidyltransferase family protein → MIDLGEWKPLAMAALREAFGERLLCMGLQGSYLRGEVRPDSDIDLLVVLDHVDLTDLDHFHEAMRTVPEGDKAVGFTCGRDELAAWPAYELAQFEHGTQVWHGNLCALLPAYGPADVRLGARVSVANLYHMTNHTYLTTRELSADARLDALRAMLKGFFFSLQIVHAVRAGVFVPTKCELLAALDDPSERMLLAHSIDPSEAREEDYSALQQWCSAVMRSL, encoded by the coding sequence ATGATTGATCTAGGTGAATGGAAGCCGCTGGCGATGGCGGCATTGCGAGAGGCGTTCGGCGAACGCTTGCTGTGCATGGGATTGCAGGGTAGTTATCTGCGTGGCGAGGTCCGGCCGGACAGCGACATCGACTTGCTGGTGGTGCTCGACCATGTGGATCTGACCGATCTTGACCACTTCCACGAGGCGATGCGCACGGTGCCGGAGGGAGACAAGGCCGTCGGCTTCACCTGCGGGCGCGACGAACTGGCCGCATGGCCCGCCTATGAGCTCGCGCAGTTCGAGCATGGCACCCAGGTCTGGCATGGCAACCTGTGCGCTTTGCTTCCCGCCTATGGTCCGGCCGATGTCCGGCTGGGCGCGAGGGTGAGCGTGGCGAACCTTTATCACATGACCAATCACACGTATCTGACGACGCGGGAGCTGTCTGCGGATGCCCGTCTGGACGCTTTACGCGCCATGCTCAAGGGGTTCTTCTTCTCCTTGCAGATCGTCCACGCAGTCCGTGCCGGCGTGTTCGTCCCGACCAAGTGTGAACTGCTTGCCGCTCTGGACGACCCATCGGAGCGCATGCTGCTCGCGCACAGCATCGACCCTAGCGAAGCCCGAGAAGAGGATTACTCGGCATTGCAGCAATGGTGCTCAGCCGTTATGCGATCCCTATGA
- a CDS encoding site-specific integrase, with protein sequence MPKTNIPVGKVMSKPRSQWGTVIPRYDDSGSLSAWQVRYPNPVDHGKKVQKQFKPHQEHEAHVWLENEHHLVDLHTKGIQTWVHPRDRMRRERANQMMFKEYVEQWAAEYTLPNGERIAGGTRRNLYLDIAHFMPAFEGLRLTEIKPRHIKSWYDGPHPEGQWSFRRACMRLKAVFRSATTMSLDGSLPLLKDNPFIFPIPPEPDSAREDIPPVTPKQLRVLAENMPDYTRLTVFLSTLAGGLRCGELCGLQVGDIDLDNKVLRVRRSVNRGHLDRGEARFAKTKTRRSVRDLPIPDALVDMIREHLHTFCDLDDPTSPVFVPRRVKVMSQTTLEAQFARACKKAGRSDLMLHDLRASHATLLMLKGGTLREVMNQLGHASEKVAIKHYQRVVAEHQRQIVNLLADEFLQEAYAEGTPTDSLEDIVNITEQRVRELTRMIADFKQAIDELNLAS encoded by the coding sequence ATGCCAAAAACTAACATTCCAGTGGGGAAAGTCATGTCCAAGCCGCGTAGCCAATGGGGTACCGTCATTCCCCGATACGACGATTCCGGTAGCCTCAGCGCATGGCAGGTTCGTTATCCGAACCCCGTGGATCATGGCAAGAAGGTGCAGAAGCAATTCAAGCCACATCAGGAGCACGAGGCTCATGTGTGGTTGGAGAACGAGCATCATCTGGTCGATCTACATACCAAAGGCATCCAAACGTGGGTTCATCCCCGTGACCGCATGAGGCGGGAACGAGCCAACCAGATGATGTTCAAGGAGTATGTCGAGCAATGGGCCGCCGAATACACGCTGCCCAACGGCGAACGGATAGCCGGAGGAACCAGACGCAACCTGTACCTGGACATCGCCCATTTCATGCCCGCGTTCGAAGGGCTGCGCCTGACGGAAATCAAGCCCAGACATATCAAAAGCTGGTATGACGGCCCGCATCCCGAGGGGCAGTGGTCGTTCCGACGGGCCTGCATGCGGCTCAAGGCCGTGTTCCGCTCGGCCACGACCATGAGCCTGGATGGATCCCTGCCATTGCTTAAGGACAATCCGTTCATCTTTCCGATACCGCCGGAGCCGGATTCCGCAAGGGAGGACATACCACCGGTCACACCCAAGCAACTGCGCGTGCTGGCCGAGAACATGCCGGATTACACGCGGCTGACGGTGTTCCTCTCCACGCTTGCCGGCGGATTGCGATGCGGGGAACTCTGCGGCCTGCAGGTCGGTGACATCGACCTGGACAACAAGGTTCTGCGTGTGCGCAGATCGGTCAACCGGGGACATCTGGATCGAGGAGAGGCAAGGTTCGCCAAGACCAAGACCAGGCGCAGCGTCCGGGACCTTCCCATCCCGGACGCCTTGGTCGATATGATTCGCGAGCACCTGCACACGTTCTGCGATCTGGATGACCCCACTTCGCCGGTGTTCGTGCCCAGAAGGGTCAAAGTCATGAGCCAGACCACGCTGGAGGCGCAGTTCGCTCGGGCGTGCAAGAAGGCAGGACGCTCCGATCTGATGTTGCACGACCTGCGCGCCAGCCACGCCACCCTCCTGATGCTCAAGGGCGGCACATTACGCGAGGTGATGAACCAGCTAGGCCACGCCAGCGAAAAGGTCGCCATCAAGCATTACCAGCGCGTCGTCGCGGAGCACCAACGCCAAATCGTCAACCTACTGGCCGACGAGTTCCTTCAGGAAGCCTATGCGGAGGGAACGCCGACGGACAGTTTGGAAGACATCGTCAATATCACCGAGCAAAGGGTGCGCGAACTGACCCGGATGATCGCGGACTTCAAGCAAGCCATCGACGAGCTCAACCTGGCCAGCTGA
- the tal gene encoding transaldolase produces the protein MTEATQRTSDSGVSIWLDDLSRTRIESGNLQELIKDKNVVGVTTNPSIFQKALSQVGPYDAQLKELGKVDVETAIRELTTTDVRNATDIFREIAEATDFVDGRVSIEVDPRLAHETEATEKQAVELWEKVNRPNAMIKIPATLEGLPAITATLAKGISVNVTLIFSLERYEQVIDAFIEGIAQADANGHDLKHIGSVASFFVSRVDTAVDNKLEEIGSDEAKALEGKAAIANARLAYELFENKFANDPRWAALEAKGAKKQRPLWASTGTKNPAYSDCVYVDELVAPLIVNTMPEKTLNALADHGNGAPTIKGTYEESHAIMAKLAELGIDFKAVTDKLEADGVASFIKSWDSVLTDVQAGIDRVNG, from the coding sequence ATGACTGAAGCAACTCAGCGCACCTCTGACTCCGGTGTCTCGATCTGGCTGGACGACCTGTCCCGCACCCGTATTGAGTCCGGCAACCTGCAGGAGCTCATCAAGGACAAGAACGTCGTTGGCGTCACCACCAACCCGTCCATCTTCCAGAAGGCTCTGAGCCAGGTCGGCCCGTACGATGCACAGCTCAAGGAGCTCGGCAAGGTTGACGTTGAGACCGCTATCCGCGAGCTCACCACCACCGACGTGCGTAACGCCACCGACATCTTCCGTGAGATCGCCGAAGCCACCGATTTCGTCGATGGCCGCGTCTCCATCGAAGTTGATCCGCGTCTGGCCCACGAGACTGAAGCCACTGAGAAGCAGGCTGTCGAGCTCTGGGAGAAGGTCAACCGTCCGAACGCCATGATCAAGATCCCGGCAACCCTCGAAGGCTTGCCGGCAATCACCGCAACCCTGGCCAAGGGCATCTCCGTCAACGTCACCCTGATCTTCTCGCTCGAGCGTTACGAGCAGGTCATCGACGCCTTCATCGAAGGCATCGCTCAGGCTGACGCCAACGGCCATGACCTGAAGCACATCGGTTCCGTCGCTTCCTTCTTCGTGTCCCGCGTGGACACCGCCGTCGACAACAAGCTTGAGGAGATCGGCTCCGATGAGGCCAAGGCTCTCGAGGGCAAGGCCGCTATCGCCAACGCTCGCCTCGCTTACGAGCTGTTCGAGAACAAGTTCGCCAACGATCCGCGTTGGGCTGCTCTCGAAGCCAAGGGTGCCAAGAAGCAGCGTCCGCTGTGGGCCTCCACTGGCACCAAGAACCCGGCCTACTCCGATTGCGTCTACGTTGACGAGCTCGTCGCTCCGCTCATCGTGAACACCATGCCGGAGAAGACCCTGAACGCTCTCGCCGATCACGGCAACGGCGCCCCGACCATCAAGGGCACCTACGAAGAGTCCCACGCCATCATGGCCAAGCTCGCTGAGCTGGGCATCGACTTCAAGGCTGTCACTGACAAGCTGGAAGCCGACGGCGTCGCTTCCTTCATCAAGTCCTGGGATTCCGTCCTCACCGACGTCCAGGCCGGCATCGACCGTGTCAACGGCTGA
- the tkt gene encoding transketolase — protein MTEFKETELDERAIKMAKVLSADAVERAGHGHPGSPVSLAPIAYTLYQHFIKHDPNDPNWEGRDRFILSGGHASLTQYVQLYFSGYGLTLDDLKNFRGGADTRTPGHPEYGLTPGIEMTTGPLGQGFASAIGFAYGQRFQRGLLDPETPAGESPFDHNIWVICGEGDIEEGISGEAASLAANQQLGNLTVIFDANRIQIEGDTNLVLAEDVLKRFQAYGWYTDEFSFIQPDGSYKEDVEGLADTIAKAREAAPNQPKLIKVDTLIAWPTPGKTNDPSSHGSKLGAEAVAGLKELLGYDPEESFHVDEEALAHARKVAERGLEAHKEWDEKYNAWRKANPDNAALYDRLKAGELPEGFDKAIDDLEATFEVGKGVATRGASGSVLNAIAAVMPELWGGSADLGGSNKTDLKGAATFAPAECATKQWPVCSPYGRQLHFGVREFTMGTITNGILLGSHTRPFGGTFFMFSDYERSAVRLAALMQIPNLYVWSHDSVAVGEDGPTHQPVEHLASFRAIPQLEVVRPADAYETAEAYRYFFEKKNTLPAAMVLTRQGVPVLAETAEKAKDGVKKGAYVLVDTEGTPDVIIMATGSEVQWAVSAAKTLTDEGIKARVVSAPSLEWFEEQDAEYKEAVLPASVKARVSVEAGVAMPWYKYLGSYGKPVSIEQFGLQGDGAQNMIDLGITAEHVVEAAKASIAEVEAAK, from the coding sequence ATGACCGAATTCAAGGAGACCGAGCTGGACGAGCGCGCCATCAAGATGGCCAAGGTCCTGTCGGCCGACGCGGTTGAGCGTGCGGGACACGGCCACCCGGGTTCCCCCGTCTCCCTGGCGCCTATCGCCTACACCCTGTATCAGCATTTCATCAAGCATGATCCGAACGATCCCAACTGGGAAGGTCGCGACCGCTTCATCCTTTCCGGTGGCCACGCCTCCCTCACCCAGTACGTCCAGCTGTACTTCTCCGGCTACGGCCTGACCCTGGACGATCTGAAGAACTTCCGTGGCGGCGCTGACACCCGTACCCCGGGTCATCCAGAATACGGCCTGACCCCGGGCATCGAAATGACCACTGGTCCGCTGGGCCAGGGCTTCGCTTCCGCCATCGGTTTCGCCTATGGCCAGCGCTTCCAGCGTGGCCTGCTTGATCCGGAAACTCCGGCAGGCGAGTCCCCGTTCGACCACAACATCTGGGTCATCTGCGGCGAAGGCGATATCGAAGAAGGTATCTCCGGCGAAGCTGCATCTCTCGCTGCCAACCAGCAGCTGGGCAACCTGACCGTGATCTTCGATGCCAACCGCATCCAGATCGAAGGCGACACCAACCTGGTTCTGGCTGAAGACGTGCTCAAGCGCTTCCAGGCCTACGGCTGGTACACCGACGAGTTCAGCTTCATTCAGCCTGACGGCTCCTACAAGGAGGATGTCGAGGGTCTGGCCGACACCATCGCCAAGGCTCGTGAGGCTGCCCCGAACCAGCCGAAGCTCATCAAGGTCGACACCTTGATCGCTTGGCCGACCCCGGGCAAGACCAACGATCCGTCTTCTCATGGCTCCAAGCTGGGCGCCGAAGCCGTCGCAGGCCTCAAGGAACTGCTCGGCTACGATCCGGAAGAGTCCTTCCACGTCGACGAAGAGGCTCTGGCTCACGCACGCAAGGTTGCTGAGCGCGGTCTCGAAGCCCACAAGGAATGGGACGAGAAGTACAACGCATGGCGCAAGGCCAACCCGGACAACGCCGCTCTGTACGACCGCCTCAAGGCCGGCGAGCTGCCGGAAGGCTTCGACAAGGCCATTGATGACCTCGAAGCCACTTTCGAAGTCGGCAAGGGCGTTGCAACCCGTGGCGCGTCCGGCTCCGTGCTGAATGCCATCGCCGCTGTCATGCCGGAACTCTGGGGCGGCTCCGCCGACCTCGGTGGCTCCAACAAGACCGATCTGAAGGGCGCTGCCACCTTCGCTCCCGCCGAGTGCGCCACCAAGCAGTGGCCGGTCTGCAGCCCGTACGGCCGTCAGCTGCACTTCGGCGTGCGCGAATTCACCATGGGTACCATCACCAACGGCATCCTTCTGGGCTCCCACACCCGTCCGTTCGGCGGCACCTTCTTCATGTTCTCCGACTACGAGCGTTCCGCCGTGCGTCTGGCCGCCCTCATGCAGATTCCGAACCTGTATGTGTGGTCCCACGACTCCGTCGCCGTCGGCGAAGATGGCCCGACCCACCAGCCGGTGGAGCATCTGGCCTCCTTCCGCGCCATCCCGCAGCTTGAGGTCGTTCGTCCGGCCGATGCTTACGAGACCGCCGAAGCCTACCGCTACTTCTTCGAGAAGAAGAACACTCTGCCGGCAGCCATGGTGCTGACCCGTCAGGGCGTTCCGGTTCTCGCTGAGACCGCCGAGAAGGCCAAGGACGGCGTCAAGAAGGGCGCCTACGTGCTCGTCGATACTGAAGGCACCCCGGATGTCATCATCATGGCCACCGGTTCCGAAGTGCAGTGGGCCGTGTCCGCAGCCAAGACCCTGACTGACGAAGGCATCAAGGCTCGCGTTGTGTCCGCTCCGTCCCTCGAATGGTTCGAGGAGCAGGACGCCGAGTACAAGGAAGCCGTGCTTCCGGCCTCCGTCAAGGCTCGTGTCTCCGTTGAGGCTGGCGTTGCCATGCCGTGGTACAAGTACCTCGGCTCCTACGGCAAGCCGGTTTCCATCGAGCAGTTCGGCCTGCAGGGCGACGGCGCTCAGAACATGATCGATCTGGGCATCACCGCCGAGCATGTTGTCGAAGCCGCCAAGGCCTCCATCGCGGAAGTCGAAGCCGCCAAGTGA
- the hrcA gene encoding heat-inducible transcriptional repressor HrcA, whose amino-acid sequence MTQSRRMLILRAVVEDYIRSQEPVGSTTLTKDHDLGVSSATVRNDMAALEDEGYLIQPHTSAGRIPTEKGYRYFVDRLATVVPMSEAQRRGINSFLSGSVNLQDTLQRAARLLAQITGQVAVVAAPSLAKSTLRHIEIVPVSINTLLAVVITDTGRVAQHMLNVSELPNTTVLSHLVNEINAQCASVSLTRTADYVRQMSSRKEYHSISKLAETLAQAFDGMADDERASELYMAGTSRLAHQRTVADLAPLFDALEEQVVLMKLMSSLSEATQSNGVGVAIGSETHTPGLLHASVVTSGYGRTSATVDDTTKGETAEEQGREASDRTTTAQNSSEPIAFVGSIGPTHMDYAATMAAVRAVARYLTAFVAHDENQTNS is encoded by the coding sequence ATGACGCAGTCAAGACGTATGTTGATACTGCGTGCCGTCGTCGAGGACTATATTCGCTCGCAGGAGCCAGTTGGTTCGACCACCTTGACCAAAGATCATGATCTGGGCGTCAGCTCGGCCACTGTCCGTAATGATATGGCCGCCTTGGAAGATGAGGGATACCTTATTCAACCCCATACATCGGCAGGGCGCATACCAACGGAAAAAGGGTACCGATACTTCGTGGACCGTTTGGCCACGGTGGTGCCGATGTCCGAAGCGCAACGTCGTGGCATCAATAGCTTTTTGTCGGGATCCGTCAATCTGCAGGACACCTTGCAGCGCGCAGCCCGTCTTCTGGCGCAGATCACCGGTCAGGTCGCGGTCGTGGCGGCACCGTCGTTGGCGAAATCGACGTTACGGCATATAGAAATCGTTCCCGTATCAATCAACACCTTGTTGGCCGTCGTCATCACCGATACCGGCCGAGTGGCGCAGCATATGCTCAACGTTTCCGAGTTGCCGAATACCACGGTGCTGTCGCATCTGGTCAACGAAATCAACGCGCAGTGTGCCAGCGTTTCTTTGACTCGAACCGCGGACTATGTCAGGCAGATGTCGTCTCGCAAGGAATACCACTCCATCAGCAAATTGGCGGAAACGCTTGCTCAAGCTTTCGATGGTATGGCCGACGACGAGCGCGCGAGCGAACTCTATATGGCAGGAACCTCACGGCTCGCGCACCAGCGTACCGTGGCCGATCTCGCACCATTGTTCGATGCGTTGGAGGAGCAAGTCGTGCTCATGAAACTCATGAGCTCGTTGAGCGAAGCCACGCAATCCAATGGAGTCGGGGTGGCCATCGGATCCGAAACGCACACGCCCGGTCTACTGCATGCATCCGTGGTGACCAGCGGATACGGTCGAACCTCGGCAACCGTCGACGACACCACAAAAGGCGAGACTGCAGAAGAACAGGGGAGAGAGGCCAGCGATCGCACCACTACAGCGCAGAATTCCAGCGAGCCCATTGCCTTCGTCGGGTCCATTGGACCGACGCATATGGACTACGCGGCAACCATGGCTGCAGTGCGTGCCGTCGCCAGATATCTGACCGCATTCGTGGCGCACGACGAAAACCAAACCAACAGCTGA
- the dnaJ gene encoding molecular chaperone DnaJ, which yields MTDYYEVLGVDRSASDDEIKKAYRKMSRKYHPDIAGPEFEDKFKEVNNAYEVLSDPQKRQMFDAGVDPNDPNAGGMSGSGFGGGFGDMGDIFSMFTGGAFGGGNGGPTPRTQPGRDSLATVTIDLKTAVFGDTAHVEIKTFGLCQECAGTGCQKGTQPAQCPDCHGQGYAQRVVRTMLGQMMTTAPCERCEGHGTVIENPCPSCLGHGRVRVTRNVGVSVPAGVTNNTRLRLANQGEVGENGGVAGDLYVDIRIAQDDTFTRDGDDLHCWIQVPMSWAVLGHDLEIDTFDGKQSVSVPAGSQPDDTVTLKNLGVTHLNNKNERGDLVAHIAVKIPTKLTDDERTLMERFAEKHDTDAQHVAVSARPASGTKKGFFSKLKDALR from the coding sequence GTGACGGACTATTACGAAGTGCTGGGCGTAGACCGCTCCGCAAGCGACGACGAGATCAAAAAAGCTTATCGAAAGATGAGCCGCAAATATCATCCCGATATCGCAGGTCCGGAATTCGAAGACAAGTTCAAGGAAGTTAATAACGCCTATGAAGTGTTGTCCGACCCGCAGAAGCGTCAGATGTTCGACGCCGGTGTGGACCCGAACGATCCAAATGCCGGAGGTATGAGCGGCAGCGGATTCGGTGGCGGGTTCGGCGACATGGGAGACATCTTCAGCATGTTCACCGGAGGTGCCTTCGGCGGTGGTAATGGCGGACCGACCCCGCGTACGCAGCCAGGACGTGATTCACTTGCCACGGTAACCATCGACTTGAAGACGGCGGTGTTCGGCGACACCGCGCATGTTGAGATCAAGACGTTCGGTCTATGTCAGGAATGCGCCGGCACAGGATGCCAGAAAGGCACCCAGCCCGCGCAATGCCCTGACTGCCATGGACAAGGCTATGCCCAGCGCGTGGTACGCACCATGCTCGGCCAAATGATGACCACTGCGCCATGCGAACGCTGCGAAGGGCACGGTACCGTTATAGAAAATCCGTGTCCATCCTGCCTTGGTCATGGTCGCGTGCGCGTCACCCGTAATGTCGGCGTGTCCGTGCCTGCCGGCGTGACGAACAATACTCGTCTTCGTCTCGCCAATCAGGGCGAAGTGGGTGAAAACGGCGGTGTTGCCGGCGACCTGTATGTCGATATCCGTATCGCTCAGGACGACACCTTCACTCGTGACGGTGATGATTTACACTGCTGGATCCAAGTGCCGATGAGCTGGGCCGTGCTGGGGCATGATCTGGAAATCGACACGTTCGACGGCAAGCAGTCGGTGAGCGTGCCAGCAGGAAGCCAGCCTGACGACACTGTGACCTTGAAGAATCTGGGTGTCACGCATCTTAACAACAAGAACGAGCGTGGCGATCTAGTGGCGCATATCGCAGTGAAGATTCCGACAAAGCTCACTGACGACGAACGTACCTTGATGGAACGGTTCGCAGAAAAACATGACACAGATGCCCAACATGTTGCGGTAAGCGCACGCCCGGCCTCCGGGACGAAGAAGGGCTTCTTCTCCAAGTTAAAGGATGCGTTGCGCTGA
- a CDS encoding fructosamine kinase family protein: MSKYRKSRAFSPEGFFECEGRGLQWLGEASSKGGSRVVDVYDWGKDYLDIERVNACGPTLQAAHDFGASLARMHDAGADYFGSAPAGYTGTCYFGPLQDPVPMDTGEWDDVATYLAEGRLRPMVRLGIQRRELTDYDMELTEAVIEALPEILGKAANDKPARVHGDLWSGNVMWSADSGSVEAVLIDPAAHGGHREEDLAMLDLFGMSYLRDILDGYQSVHPLKAGWQERTTLWQLYPIAGHCVFFGGGYVSQYRAMCRSLLK, encoded by the coding sequence ATGAGCAAATACCGTAAAAGCAGAGCATTCAGCCCGGAAGGTTTCTTCGAATGTGAAGGCCGTGGCCTGCAATGGCTTGGTGAAGCGAGCTCTAAGGGAGGTTCGCGTGTTGTGGACGTATACGATTGGGGCAAGGATTATCTCGATATCGAACGTGTGAACGCCTGCGGGCCGACACTGCAGGCCGCGCATGATTTCGGCGCGTCCCTCGCCCGCATGCACGATGCCGGCGCTGATTATTTCGGATCCGCCCCGGCCGGCTATACGGGAACCTGCTATTTCGGCCCCCTGCAGGATCCCGTTCCTATGGATACCGGCGAATGGGATGACGTGGCCACATATTTGGCTGAGGGCAGGCTCCGACCGATGGTACGGCTCGGTATTCAACGTCGCGAACTGACCGACTACGATATGGAATTGACTGAAGCTGTCATTGAAGCGCTGCCTGAAATTCTGGGCAAAGCGGCTAACGATAAGCCTGCGCGTGTGCATGGCGATCTGTGGAGCGGCAATGTCATGTGGTCAGCCGATTCCGGATCCGTGGAAGCGGTGCTTATCGATCCGGCAGCGCATGGCGGGCATCGTGAAGAGGATCTCGCCATGCTTGACCTATTCGGCATGTCGTATCTGCGGGACATTCTCGACGGATACCAGTCCGTGCACCCGTTGAAAGCGGGATGGCAGGAGCGCACCACATTGTGGCAGCTCTACCCCATCGCCGGCCATTGCGTTTTCTTCGGCGGCGGATATGTGAGCCAGTATCGCGCCATGTGCCGGTCATTGCTCAAATAA
- a CDS encoding undecaprenyl-diphosphate phosphatase, with translation MNFFQAIFLGLVQALTEYLPVSSSAHIRIIGDLMLGSDPGAAFTAIIQIGTELAVILYFRHDIIRILGAWFGSLFGKEGKDFKSRMGAHNPDTQMGWFIILGTMPILIAGLLFKHAIEGSLRNLWITVTVLVLFGVLLWVVDARSKQVKTMKEMTWKDALIFGIGQMLALIPGVSRSGGTITFGRAMGYTREAAVRVSFLMAIPAVFGAGILEAVSAVKDVAAGDAGMFPGWGPTIAAAVVAFVVGYVVIIGFLKFVSTFSYKAFAIYRIGLAVVVALLLITGVLSPLEAVAAA, from the coding sequence ATGAATTTCTTCCAAGCGATTTTCCTTGGGCTGGTGCAGGCATTGACCGAGTACCTGCCGGTTTCTTCCAGTGCCCATATCCGCATCATCGGCGATTTGATGCTGGGATCTGACCCGGGCGCCGCGTTTACCGCCATTATTCAGATCGGCACCGAGCTTGCCGTGATTTTGTATTTCCGTCACGACATCATCCGTATTCTCGGTGCTTGGTTTGGCTCCCTGTTCGGCAAGGAGGGCAAGGATTTCAAAAGCCGCATGGGCGCGCACAATCCGGATACCCAGATGGGCTGGTTCATTATCCTCGGCACCATGCCGATTCTGATTGCGGGCCTGCTGTTCAAGCATGCCATCGAAGGATCGCTGCGCAATCTGTGGATCACCGTCACCGTGCTTGTGCTGTTCGGCGTGTTGCTGTGGGTGGTCGATGCTCGTTCCAAGCAGGTCAAGACCATGAAGGAAATGACTTGGAAGGACGCGTTGATCTTCGGCATCGGCCAGATGCTCGCCTTAATTCCAGGCGTTTCCCGTTCCGGCGGCACCATCACCTTCGGACGTGCTATGGGGTACACCCGTGAGGCAGCCGTTCGCGTGAGCTTCCTTATGGCCATTCCCGCCGTGTTCGGCGCAGGCATTCTAGAAGCCGTATCGGCCGTTAAGGACGTTGCGGCAGGGGATGCCGGCATGTTCCCAGGCTGGGGTCCGACCATCGCCGCAGCCGTCGTGGCGTTCGTAGTCGGCTACGTGGTGATCATCGGCTTCCTGAAGTTCGTATCCACATTCTCGTACAAGGCGTTCGCCATCTACCGCATCGGCTTGGCTGTCGTCGTGGCACTGCTGCTGATCACAGGCGTGCTCTCTCCGCTGGAAGCCGTGGCTGCAGCGTGA
- a CDS encoding PAC2 family protein, whose translation MCEETTRRTTILIAAFEGWNDACQAATNVIRHLVSRYDSQEVRHIDNEGFYDYQVARPMICSVQGRKRIIWPQTTFYDIDVSPTLHFLAQIAPEPNYRWEEYCRQTLRIAEDYDVSDIVTLGSMFDDCPHTRPLPLDISKNGCESEPDKEYNGPVGIPNILDAFASDAGFRTTSMWVSVPHYCANTECLQGTLELVRALSLLLEHPLIEGDLNRKAAEWRKNADEIVEQTHSGDYLACLERDYDLNAQAQRIASNGMPACEELIREAESFLRGN comes from the coding sequence ATGTGTGAGGAGACGACAAGACGAACGACGATATTGATCGCCGCATTCGAGGGTTGGAATGATGCCTGCCAGGCCGCGACGAATGTCATACGGCATCTTGTATCGCGATATGATTCACAGGAGGTTCGTCATATCGACAACGAGGGTTTTTATGATTATCAGGTGGCTCGTCCGATGATCTGCTCGGTACAGGGACGTAAGCGAATCATTTGGCCGCAGACCACGTTTTATGACATTGACGTCTCCCCTACGCTGCATTTTCTTGCGCAGATTGCCCCCGAGCCGAATTATCGTTGGGAGGAATACTGCAGACAAACATTGCGCATCGCAGAGGATTATGATGTGAGCGATATTGTCACGCTAGGATCCATGTTCGACGACTGCCCTCATACGAGGCCTTTGCCGCTTGATATTTCCAAGAATGGCTGCGAAAGCGAGCCTGACAAGGAATATAACGGCCCTGTGGGCATTCCCAACATTCTTGACGCTTTTGCGTCGGATGCGGGATTCCGAACCACGTCCATGTGGGTCTCCGTGCCTCATTATTGCGCCAATACGGAATGTTTGCAGGGCACGCTTGAGCTGGTTCGCGCATTGTCGCTTCTGTTGGAGCATCCGCTTATCGAGGGTGATTTGAATAGGAAGGCCGCAGAATGGCGCAAGAATGCCGATGAGATTGTTGAGCAGACGCACTCTGGAGATTATCTTGCCTGTTTGGAGCGGGATTACGATTTGAACGCTCAGGCACAACGTATCGCGTCGAATGGCATGCCGGCATGTGAGGAATTGATCCGCGAGGCCGAATCGTTCTTGCGCGGCAATTGA
- a CDS encoding zinc ribbon domain-containing protein: MSIGQVIKVVREERGLTQSQFAHELFVTQQALSRWEKGTADPSIDMIRLISTRFEVPMARLMEMPDNGFCQSCAMPFYRPEDHGTEPDGTRSGDYCNYCYDDGVFLQDYANSDELVAACAPMMAESCHISVEQAEDCMSALLPNLKRWRRQDEIDAVAEGE; the protein is encoded by the coding sequence ATGTCGATCGGTCAGGTTATCAAAGTCGTGCGCGAGGAGCGAGGTCTTACGCAGTCGCAGTTCGCGCACGAGCTGTTCGTCACCCAACAGGCGCTTTCCCGCTGGGAGAAGGGAACGGCAGATCCGAGCATCGACATGATTCGGCTTATCAGCACTCGTTTTGAGGTGCCGATGGCGAGGCTTATGGAGATGCCGGACAACGGTTTTTGCCAAAGTTGCGCCATGCCGTTCTATCGCCCGGAAGACCATGGCACCGAACCGGATGGAACGCGAAGCGGAGATTATTGCAACTACTGCTATGACGACGGCGTTTTTCTTCAGGACTATGCCAATAGCGATGAATTGGTCGCCGCGTGTGCGCCGATGATGGCGGAATCCTGCCATATCAGCGTCGAACAGGCCGAGGATTGCATGTCGGCGCTGCTGCCAAACCTCAAGCGGTGGCGGCGTCAGGACGAGATCGATGCGGTGGCGGAAGGGGAATGA